The genomic window ACGGTCACCAAGGTCCTCGAACTCGACCTCGCGCAGAACCAGATCAACCTCTACGGCGGCGGATACGAGGCCTACCTGGAGGAACGTGAGACGGCCCGCCGACACGCCCGCGACGACTACGAGGAGTTCGCCGACAAGAAGTCCGCCCTCCAGGACCGTGCCCAGATGCAGCGCTCGTGGATGGACAAGGGAGTCAAGAACGCGCGGCGCAAGGCGAGCAACGACAACGACAAGATCGGCCGCAAGTTCCGCAGCGAGGCGAGCGAGAAGCAGGCCGCGAAGGCCCGGCAGACCCAGCGCATGATCGAACGGCTCGACGTCGTCGAGGAGCCCCGCAAGGAGTGGGAGCTGCGCATGGAGATCGCGGCGGCGCCGCGCTCCGGCGCCGTCGTCGCCACTCTGCGGGACGCGGAGGTGCGGCGGGGCGACTTCGCCTTCGGACCGGTGTCCCTGCAGATCGACTGGGCGGACCGTATCGCCATCACCGGCGCGAACGGCGCGGGCAAGTCGACCCTCCTGGGTGCCCTGCTCGGCCGGATCCCCCTGGACACGGGCCATGCCACCCTCGGCTCCGGCGTCCTCGTCGGCGAGGTCGACCAGGCCCGCAAGCTCTTCCACGGCCCCGAGTCCCTCCTCGACGCCTTCGCCACGGCCGTCCCCGACACGGAACCCGCCGAAGTCCGCACCCTGCTCGCCAAGTTCGGCCTCAAGACCACCCACGTCCTACGCCCGGCGGTAACCCTCTCCCCGGGCGAACGCACCCGCGCGGCCCTGGCCCTCCTCCAGGGCCGAGGGGTCAACCTCCTGGTCCTCGACGAGCCGACCAACCACCTCGACCTCCCCGCCATCGAACAACTCGAATCCGCCCTGGACTCCTACGAGGGCACGCTCCTGCTGGTGACCCACGATCGCCGGATGCTGGACGCGGTACGGGTCACGCGGCGCTTCGCGGTGGAGGCGGGCAAGGTGACAGAGAGCTGAGGGCGTCGTCTCGGCTGCGGGTGAGTGGGGGCTGGTCGCGCAGCCCCTGCTTTTTCAGGGGCGCGGGGAACTGCGCGAGCAACCACGACGGACCCGCGCTGGGGGGCGAAGGGGCGCAGCCCCTGGGATGGGACGGGTAGGGGCGGCGGGGGCGAGAAACCCCCGCCGAACCACTCAGCGCCGCTTCGGATCCACCAACCCCGCCCGCCGCAACGCATCCGCCATCGCACTGTTCGCCGGAGCCGCCGCGGCACCCCCCTGCCGGGAACCGCCACCGCCCCCACGCCCCTGCTGCCGCGGCGGCTGAGACCCACGAGCCCCCCGCTGAGGCCGAGAGGCCCCACCCGGCTGCCCCTGCCCTTGTCCCTGCCCCTTGGGCGCGGCCTCGTCGTCCAGCCGCAGCGTCAGGGAGATCCGCTTCCGGGGAATGTCGATGTCGAGGACCTTCACCTTGACGATGTCACCGGGCTTCACCACATCCCGCGGGTCCTTGACGAACGTCTTGGACAGCGCGGAGACGTGCGCCAGCCCGTCCTGGTGGACACCGATGTCGATGAACGCCCCGAAGGCCGCCACGTTCGTCACGACCCCCTCCAGGACCATCCCGGAGACGAGGTCGGAGATCTTCTCGACGCCCTCCTTGAAGGTCGCCGTCTTGAAGGCCGGCCGAGGGTCACGCCCCGGCTTCTCCAGCTCCTTCAAAATGTCCGTCACGGTCGGCAGGCCGAACGTCTCGTCGACGAAGGCGTCCGCCCGCAGCGACCGCAGCACCCCGGTGTTGCCGATGAGCGCCGCCACCTCCTGACCGGAGGTCTTCACCATTCGCCGTACGACGGGGTAGGCCTCCGGGTGCACGCTGGACGCGTCCAGCGGATCGTCGCCGCCGCGGATCCGCAGGAAGCCCGCGCACTGCTCGTACGCCTTGGGACCGAGCCGCGCCACACCCTTCAGTTCGGAACGCGACGTGAACGGTCCGTTGGAGTCGCGGTGCGCCACGATGTTCTCGGCGAGCCCGGAGGAGATGCCGGAGACACGCGCCAGCAGTGGCGCGGACGCCGTGTTCACGTCGACGCCGACGCCGTTCACACAGTCCTCGACCACCGCGTCCAGCGACCGTGACAGCTTCACCTCGGACAGGTCGTGCTGGTACTGCCCGACGCCGATCGACTTCGGATCGATCTTCACCAGTTCGGCGAGGGGGTCCTGGAGGCGGCGCGCGATCGAGACGGCGCCGCGCAGCGAGACGTCCATGCCCGGCAGCTCCTGCGAGGCGAAGGCGGAGGCCGAGTACACGGACGCGCCCGCCTCGGACACCATCACCTTGGTGAGCTTCAACTCGGGGTGCTTGGTGATCAGTTCACCGGCGAGCTTGTCGGTCTCACGGGACGCCGTGCCGTTGCCGATCGCGATCAGCTCGACCGCGTGCTCCTTGGCGAGACGCGCCAGCTTGGCGATGGCCTCGTCCCACTTGTTGGCCGGGACGTGCGGATAGATGACATCGGTGGCGACGACCTTGCCGGTCGCGTCGACCACGGCCACCTTCACACCCGTACGGAAGCCCGGGTCCAGCCCCAGCGTCGCGCGCGTACCGGCCGGCGCGGCGAGGAGCAGGTCGCGCAGGTTCGCCGCGAACACGTTCACCGCCTCGTCCTCGGCGGCCGTGCGCAGCCGCAGCCTCAGGTCGATGCCGAGGTGGACGAGGATGCGGGTCCGCCAGGCCCAACGGACCGTGTCCGTCAGCCACTTGTCGGCGGGGCGCCCACGGTCGGCGATCTGGAAACGATGGGCGACGATCCCCTCGTACGACGAGGGACCGGGCTGCTCGGACGGCTGCTCCGGCTCCAGGACGAGATCGAGGACGTCCTCCTTCTCGCCGCGCAGCATCGCCAGGATGCGGTGGGACGGCAGCTCGGTGAACGGCTCGGCGAAGTCGAAGTAGTCGGCGAACTTGGCGCCCGCCTCCTCCTTGCCGTCCTTCACCTTGGCGGCCAGCCGGCCCCGCACCCACATGCGCTCGCGCAGTTCGCCGATCAGGTCGGCGTCCTCCGAGAACCGCTCGGTGAGGATCGCCCGGGCGCCGTCCAGCGCGGCTTGCGGGTCGGCGACGCCCTTGTCGGCGTCGACGAAGGCCGCGGCGGCCGCGAGGGGGTCGACGGTCGGGTCGCCCAGCAGCCCCTCGGCCAGCGGCTCGAGACCGGCCTCGCGGGCGATCTGCGCCTTCGTACGCCGCTTCGGCTTGAAGGGCAGGTAGATGTCCTCCAGCCGTGCCTTGGTCTCGGCACCGCGGATCTGCGCCTCGACCTCGGGTGTCAGCTTGCCCTGCTCGCGCACGGAGTCGAGGATCGCGGCGCGCCGCTCCTCCAGCTCCCGCAGATAGCGCAGCCGCTCCTCGAGCGTGCGCAGCTGCGCGTCGTCGAGCATCTCGGTCGCTTCCTTGCGGTAGCGGGCGATGAAGGGCACGGTCGAACCGCCGTCGAGCAGCTCCACCGCGGCCTTCACCTGCCGCTCCCGTACGCCGAGTTCCTCGGCGATCCTGCCTTCGATGGACCCTACGAGGGGTGTCGTCACGATCCCGTACCGCCTTCTCCACTGAGGTTGCGCGGCAATTGTGGCAGGTGACACCGACAGCGGGGGATCAGGGCGTGACACTCGTACGGTCGTTCCAGGACAGACGGGGAGCCGGACGCGTGGTCGCGTCCGGCTCCGGAGGTCTACGGCCCGGCCGTACTCAGGCCCGACGGGCTCGCCCGGTGCGGCGCGTCGAGCTGGACGCGCCGCCGAAGAGCCGGGCCAGGGCGCGGAACGGCAGCGTCACCACCGTCGCGATGGCCCCCCCGACCTGGCGCAACACGTCTGCGATCGCACGGAACACGTACTTCCCCTTTCCTCTCCCGGCTGGCTGGGCCAGGAAGGGACGAGTACCGCGCCCCGCACCGTTCATGCTTGTACCGATCCGCTCAGCTCTTGCCTGTCATCCCCGCCGGGAACGCCCCCGCGGCGAGCAAAGCCCTCACCAGCCCGGTCATCAGTTCGGTGAGCCGCCCCGCCCCGGCCGCGCCCAGATGCTCGTACGGCGCCAGGTCGAGGCGGTCCGTCGCGGCCTCGATCTCCTCGCGGAGGGCGACCCCCGCCTCCGTGAGCTCGCCCTCGGCGTCGAGCAGCCCGCGTTCGCGGAGCCGCGCGCTCGCCGCGTCCCACTCGTCCCGGGTCCACCCACGCGTGCCGACGGCCCACTTCGGGGACATGCCCTTGCCGGTCGCGGTATGGCTGACCAGGGCCTCGACCGGGTCGAGACCGGCGTCCAGGAGCACCGCGAGATGCCCGTCGCCCCGGTGCTCGCGCAGCAGTGTGGTCGCGTGCCAGAGCGCGAGGTGAGGGCGCTCGGGTACGGGGAGATCGGCGTGCGCGGCGTACAGGGGGCGTGCGGTCCTCGCGCACGCCTCGGTGGCACGCAGCGCCAGCTCCGCCGCCTCGGCGACCTCCTTGGAGGCGATCGGCTCCTCGCCGAGCAGCCGCCGCAGGGTGGCGTCGACGGCACGTTCACGGGCCGCCAGCACCACCGACGGCGACGCCGTCTCCCACACGGCGGGTACGTGCTCCGCCACCAGCTCGTACCGGAAGTTGAAGAACGTCGCCGTCACCGCGCCCGGGCCGACCAGGCCCATCGGTGCGGCCCGCACCGCGAAGTACGCCGCCCGCGCGTCCTCCACGCCCACGGCGGCCAGCTCCCGCCCGAGGTCCGGCGAGAAGTAGTGCGCGGAGTGGTACGGATTGAGGACGCTGTAGCAGCGCCGACCGGCGCGCTGCGGGAGTGAAGAGGTCATGCCCGGCAGGCTACCGACTGTTTGGTACGTGCGGCAGAGGCGGACCCCGGATCCCGCGCCGAGCAGGAGCCCCGGCCTCCCCAGGCGGCAGTCCCGTCCGACCTGTGGCAGAAAAGGTGGGGTACTCGTCATTGCGGCCATGGTTCGGCCGCCCAAGAATCGATGACATGCGAACCGTCCTGGTCGTCCTCTTCGACGGCGTGCAGAGCCTCGACGTCACGGGCCCGATGGAGGTCTTCGCCGGCGCGGAACAGCACACACCGGGGACGTACCGCATCAGCACGGCCTCCCTGGACGGCACGCCCGTACGTACCTCCGGCGGCCTCACCCTCGTCCCGGACCACGCCCTCGCCGACGCACCCGCCCCGCACACCCTGCTGGTCCCGGGCGGCCAGGGCACCAGGCGTCCGGCCCCGGAGGTCGTCGCCTGGCTGCGTGAGCAGGCCCCGCGCGCGGAGCGCCTGGTCTCGGTCTGCACCGGCGCGATCCTGCTCGCCGAGGCGGGCCTCCTGGACGGCCGCCGGGCGACCACCCACTGGGCGTACTGCGCCCGGCTGGCCCGCGACCACCCGGCGATCGAGGTCGACCCGGACCCCCATCTACATCCGCGACGGGCACATCGCCACCTCCGCCGGCGTCACCTCGGGGATCGACCTCGCCCTCGCGCTCGTCGAGGAGGACATCGGCCGCGATGCCGCCCTCGCCATCGCCCGCCACCTGGTCGTCTTTCTGCGCCGACCGGGGAACCAGGCCCAGTTCAGCGCCCAGCTCGCCGCCCAGACCGCCCGGCGGGAACCGCTCCGCGAGGTCCAGCTGGGGGCACCTCCCACGCCCTTAAGGCAGTGGGGGAGGATCACCGAGCACCCCGGCGACGACCTGAGCGTCGAGAGCCTGGCCGCCCGCGCCCGGCTCTCACCGCGCCACTTCGCCCGCGCCTTCAAGACCGAGACCGGTATGACCCCGGGCCGGTACGTCGACCGCGTCCGCCTCGAACACGCCCGCCGGCTCCTGGAGGACACCTCCGACGGAGTCGAGGAGATCTCCCGGACCTGCGGCTACGGCACCTCCGAGGCCATGCGCCGCGCCTTCGTGAAGACCCTCGGCACGGCCCCGGCGGAGTACCGCCGCCGCTTCCGTCCCGTCCTCGCCGACTGAGCCGACCCCACCGAAAGGAACTCCGATGCAGATCGCCGTCGTCCTCTTCGACCGCTTCACCGCACTCGACGCCGTAGGCCCGTACGAGACGCTGGGCCGCGCCCCGGACGCGGAACTCGTCTTCGTCGCCGAGCGGCCCGGTCCGTTCCGCACCGACCAGGGTTCCCTCGCGATCACCGCCGACAAGACCCTGGCCGAGGTGCCGAGCCCCGACATCGTGATCATCCCCGGAGGTCCCGGGCAGAGCGCGCAGATGGAGAACGAGGCCCTGTTGGACTGGCTGCGCACGGCGGACGCCACCAGCACCTGGACGACCTCCGTGTGCACCGGCTCCCTGCTGCTCGCGGCCGCGGGCTTGCTGAACGGCCGCCGCGCGACCTCGCACTGGCTGGCCCTCGACGAACTGAAGCGGCTGGGCGTGGAGCCGACAGGGGAGCGGGTGGTTTTCGACGGCAAGTACGTCACCGCGGCCGGCGTCTCCTCCGGCATCGACATGGGCCTGACCCTGCTCGGCCGGATCGCGGGCGACGATCACGCCCAGGCGATCCAGCTTGCGACGGAGTACGACCCGCAGCCGCCGTACGACGCGGGCTCTCCCGACAAGGCCCCCGCCCACCTCGTCGAATGGTTCCGCGAGAACAGTCGCTTCGTCCTGCGGTGAACTCTCGGCCGATGACTACATCAGAAGCCCTGTGCGGCAAGGACAAGGGAATTCAGACGCGCCACGCGAACCGGGGCTGTCTGCGCTCCAGGAAAGCGGCGACGCCCTCAGCGGTGTCGCCGCTACGGCGCGCCTGCTCGGCCCAGTGGCTGTCGCGGTCGGTGCGGCCGTTCGCGAACTCCTTGGCCGCCGCCTGGGTCAGCTGGGAACGTGAGACCAGCACCCGCGTGAACTTCGCCACCCGCTGGGCGAGTTCGCCCTCACGCAGCACCTCGTCCACCAGCCCCGTACGCAGCGCCCGCTCCGCGTCGATCAACTCCCCGGAGAACAGTAGGTACTTGGTGGTGGCCGGCCCGACCAGCGACACCAGCCGCCGGGTGGAGGAGGACGGGTAGACGAGCCCCAGCTTCGCGGGAGTGATCCCGAACAGCGATCCCTCCTCCGCGAACCGCAGATCGCAGGCCGCCGCCAGCTGTGAGCCACCGCCCACACAGTGCCCGCGGATCGCCGCGAGGGTCGGCTTGGGGAAGGCCGCGAGGGCCTCCTCGGCGAGTACGGCCCACTGCTGGGCCTCGCCCGGGGACTCCCGCAACGTGGAGATGTCGGCCCCCGCGCAGAACGTCCCACCCTCCCCGGTGAGCACCAGGGCCCGTACGGCGGGATCGGCGGCCAGCCGGTCCAGAAGCGGCGGCAGCGCCCGCCACATCCCGGCCGTCATGGCGTTGCGCTTCGCCGGGTGGTGGACGACAACGGTCGCGACCCCCTCGGCGACGGTGTCCAGCAGCTGAGGCTCCATGCACGCGATGCTAGCCACCCCCCGCGCGCCTATGATCATGGCCTCGGCCCGATCGGCACGGACTTCGGGGCCGGGCGCGGCTCACGGAGAGTGAGCGGCCGAGGGGGACGCGGGCGGGTCCGGCGTCAAACCCGTACAACCCGAATAGTTCTGGAAGCGGCATACCCCGAACAGAGGCAGTCGTGCGGCGGCCCGGCTCGGACACCAACGATCTGAAAGTCGTCGATACACGCTGACTTCTGTTCAGTCCTCCGTGAACAGCGCTGAGTTACCAACACTCGACATGTGGTGACAATCGAGCGCAAGGGTGGCGACCGGACAATGGACGACCAAGGGCGCGGGAGCGACCCACGCCCTGGAGACGGCGGGCACCTACCCGCCGACCCGAGGCCGCCGGAGCCACTGCCCTACGAAGGGGTCTGGCGGTTCACCGCTGCAGCCGTCGACGCCTCGGTGCCGCAGGCGCGGCGCGCCGTCCGGGACCTGCTCGCCCGACAGGGTGTGCCGATCTCGGACGACCTCGTCCAAGGACTTCTGCTGATCGTCTCCGAGTTGGTGACGAACGCCGTGAAACACGCGGCGCTGCTGTCGCCCACGCTCGCCGTCGAGGTCGCCGTCGGAGCCGAGTGGGTGCGGGTCTCGGTGGAGGACAACCACCCCTATCGCCCGACCGCCCTGGAGACCGACCACGGCCGGCTCGGCGGCCGCGGGCTGCTCCTGGTGCGCGAGATCACCCTGGAGGCGGGAGGGGTCTGCGACGTCGAGCACACCGCGAGCGGTGGCAAGGTGATCTGGGCCGCCCTCCCGCTCAAACCGCACACCTGATCCAGGGGTGAGGCGCTGCGGTCACCAGCCCGCGGCAGGGCCCGTCAGCTCCCTGACCGCCGGGCGGGCCGCGTCCAGGACCGTCATGAACCAGGACGAGAAGGTGTCCTTGGCGTGCCGCTCCGTCAGCTCGGCCGGGGTCACGAACGCGGTGGCCCCGACCTCCTCCGGGTCCGGCCGCGGCGGGGCCTGCAGCAGTCCTACGAACAGATGGTTGAACTCCTGCTCCACCAGGCCGGAGTCCGGGTCCGGGTGGTTGTAGCGGACCGTGCCCGCCTCGCCGAGCAGCGCCGGGGAGACCCCCAGCTCCTCGTGCGTCCGCCGCGCCGCTGCCGCGAAGGGGGACTCGCCCGGGTAGGGGTGGCCGCAGCAGGTGTTCGACCAGACGCCGGGGGAGTGGTACTTGCCGAGGGCACGCTGCTGGAGCAGCAGCCGTCCGCGCGCGTCGAAGAGGAAGACGGAGAACGCCCGGTGCAACTGCCCGGGCGGTTGATGGGCGGCCAGCTTCTCCGCTGTGCCGATCGTGGTGCCGTCCTCGTCGACCAGTTCCAGCAGGATCGCTTCCGTGGTGCCTCCCCCAGTGCCTTGAGGGCCTGGGAGGTGCCCCCATGGTGAACTGTGCATCGCGGTGGCAGGTGTGATCGGCATGCCCATCCTTCGCCTCGTTCTTCGAGCCTCAAGTCTGCCGCACGAAACCGGCACTCCCGGCACTTCGCGCCAACCCGCATGTCCTACCCGCGCACCCCCTCAAAGGACACCCACCGGGCGCGTGTCAGACTCCGAAGGCGGCCGGATACCTGATGGTGCCGGGTGCCACCGACGGGGAACCGTCCAGCACCAGGGCCATCATCGCCGCGTCCGGCACGTCGAAACCCGGCCGGATGCCGTACTCGGATGCACGTACGAAGCCGAAGCGCGGGTAGTACTCGGGATGCCCCAGGACGAGGACGAGCCGCTCACCACGAACGCGTGCCGCCTCCAGCGCCGCGCGGACGACGGCCACACCCGCACCCTGCCGCTGATGGTCCGGCAGCACCGCGACGGGCGCCAGCGCCAGCGCGGGCACGTCGTCCACATGACAGCGGGTGATCAGGGCGTACGCCGCGATCGTGCCGTCCGGCGCCTCGGCCACGTACGACAGCCCGGGCAGCCATGCGTCGGGGTCCTCGCGCAGCGCGTCCACCAGCCGCGCCTCCGCGTCGGTCTCGAAGGCGGCGGCGTTGACCCCGTACACCTCCGCCCGGTCCGCGGATGTCTCCCGTCGTGTCGTCCAGTCGGTCGTCAAAGACAAAACTTCGCCTCGTGTTCCGCGTGGCCGCCCGGCTCCAGCTGGAAGGTGCAGTGCTCCACGTCGAAGTGATCGCCGATGCAGCCCTGGAGGTCGTGCAGCATCTTCTCGTTGCCTATGGAGTCCAGCGTGTCGGAGCTGACCACCACATGGGCGGAGAGCACCGGCATACCGGAGGTGATGGTCCAGGCGTGCAGATCGTGGACGTCCTCCACACCCGGCAACGCCACTATGTGGGCTCGTACCTCGGCCATGTCGACGTTCTTCGGGGCCGCCTCCAGCAGGACGTCGAGGGTCTCGCGCAGCAGCTTCACCGTGCGCGGGACGATCATCAGACCGATGATCAGCGAGGCGATCGGGTCGGCGGCCTCCCAGCCGGTGAGCAGGATGACCGTCGCGGAGATGATCACCGCCACCGAGCCGAGCGCGTCCGCAGCCACCTCCAGGAAGGCCCCCCGTACGTTGAGGCTCTCCTTCTGGCCCCGCATCAGCAGGGTCAGCGAGATCATGTTCGCGACCAGACCGATGGCGCCGAACACGACGGTCAGCCCGCCCTGGGTCCCGACGGGCGTGATGAAGCGCTGGATCGCCTCGTACAGCACATAGCCGCCGACGCCGAGCAGCAGCAGACAGTTGGCGAGCGCCGCGAGTATCTCGGCGCGGGCGTAACCGAAGGTGCGGTTGCCGCTCGGCGGGCGGTTCGCGAAGTGGATCGCGAGGAGCGCCATGCCCAGGCCCACGGCGTCCGTCGCCATGTGCGCCGCGTCCGCGATGAGCGCCAGCGAATCGGCGAGAACACCACCGACGAGTTCGACCGCCATGACGGTGAGCGTGATCGACAACGCGATTCGCAGCCGCCCGCGGTACGCCGCTGCCGCCGTACCCGTGGACGGCGCGTGATGCGCGTGCCCGTGATCATGCCCAGCCCCCATGAAAACCGCCCTTTCAGCGCGTTCGTGTGTTCGGCTCGCGATCACAGTGAACTACGGGCGGGGGGTATCCGGCAACGCGGCACTGAACACCGTTGTCATGTGCTCTGACCTGCGGAAACGATATGCAGGTCAGAGCGTTGGCCATGATCGTCTGGTCGATTCAGAGGCCCTGGTTCAAGCGCCAGCCCGCCCAGGCCGATTCGACCATCTCGCGTACCCCGCGTCGGGCCGTCCAGCCGAGCTCCCGCTCGGCCAGCGCGGCCGAGGCGACCGCGCGCGGCGCGTCGCCGGGGCGGCGCGGCTCGACGAGCGCGGGGCGGCGGTCGCCGGTCACCTCGCCGATGAGGGTGACGAGTTCGCGGACCGAAACGCCTTCGCCGCGGCCGATGTTCACGGTGAGGTCGCCCGTGACCCCTTCGGCGGTGAGGTGTCGGGCCGCAGCGAGATGCGCGTCGGCCAGGTCGGCGACATGGATGTAGTCGCGGACGCAGGTGCCGTCCGGGGTCGGGTAGTCGTCGCCGAAGATCCGTGGGGCCTCGTCGCGGGTGAGCCGGTCGAAGACCATCGGGACGACGTTGAAGACGCCGGTGTCCGCCAGTGCCGGCTCCGCGGCGCCCGCCACGTTGAAGTAGCGCAGACACACCGTCGCGATGCCGTGCGCCTCGCCCGCCGCTCGGACCAGCCACTCACCGGCGAGCTTGGTCTCGCCGTACGGGCTCATCGGGGCGCACGGGGTGTCCTCGGTGATGAGGTCCACGTCCGGGTTGCCGTAGACGGCGGCGGAGGAGGAGAAGAGGAAGCGCTCGACTCCGGCGCCGGCCGCCGCCTCCAGGAGGGTGGCGAGACCGCCGACGTTCTCCTGGTAGTAGCGGGTCGGCTGGGCGACGGATTCGCCCACCTGCTTGCGGGCGGCGAGGTGGACCACGCCGGTCACGGCGCGGTCGGCGAGTACGCGCTTGAGGAGTTCGCCGTCGAGGGCGGAGCCGTGTATCAGGGGAATGCTCTTCGGGAGGCGGCCGGGGACCCCGGCGGACAGGTCGTCGAGCGTCACCACCTGTTCGCCGGCGTCGGTCATGACCTTCGCCACGTGTGCGCCGATGTAGCCAGCCCCGCCTGTGATCAGCCATGTCATGGGCTCACCTTATTCGGGGTCGGGTTGTGCCCATTCGCTGTAGGGGGCGTGCAGGGTTGGCGGGTGTGGCGCTGTTCGTGCCTGGTCGCGCGGTTCCCCGCGCCCCTTCAGGAGCGCTGGTCGCAGCCTCTGGAACGGAGGGACGCCTGCCCCTCTGCCCCCTATAACCCGATATGCGAAACGGAGTTTGTGGCACAACCCTCAAATCCCCGATGATGATCGCGGCGGAGGGGCGGCGGCTTGAGCAGGTGGAACTGATCGGGCCGTTAACGGGCGGTGAACGCCCGCTTCTCTTCATCCGATAACCTCTGCCGACACGCCGCCGGGCCACAGGGCCGGGGCGCCTGAAACCACGCACATGCCCGGCGCGGTCGCGTCGGCACCCAGGGAGTGAGTTCGTCTGTCGACCGCCATCCTCACCGGTCAGCCGGTGCCCGGATCGTCGCTTGAGGGCGATCTGCGCTCGCTCGGCTTCGACGTGCGGGTCGCCACCGGCGCCGGTGACGCCGAGACGCTCCTGGCGACGGTACCCGCAGATCAGCGGGTCGCGATCGTCGACGCCCGGTTCGTGGGCCATGTGCACGCACTGCGCCTGGGACTCACCGACCCCCGCTTCGAGGCCGCAGCCCTGCCGGGTGCCGTGACCGTGCGGGCCGCCGCCCGTCAGGCGCTGACCCGGGCGCTGGCCCGCGAGAGCTCCGCCGCGAGCGGCACCACCGCGGTCGCCGTGGACAACCTCGCCGACCGGATCGTCGCCGCCCTCGACGCGGACGGTGTCAGCCTGCACCGGCCCGAGCTGGGCACCCTGGTCGCCGCCGTCCCCGCCGACGCGCAGGCGCGCAACGAGGTCCGCCAGGCGGTCGCCGCCGTCGACGACGAGGCCGTACGGCTGCGTACGGCGGTGAAGTCCCGCGACGGCTTCTTCACCACGTACTGCATCAGCCCGTACTCCCGCTACATCGCCCGCTGGTGCGCCCGCCGGGGCCTGACCCCGAACCAGGTCACCACGGCCTCGCTGATCACCGCCCTGATCGCGGCGGGCTGCGCGGCCACCGGCACCCGCGGCGGCTTCGTCGCCGCCGGCCTGCTGCTGATCTTCTCCTTCGTCCTCGACTGCACCGACGGCCAGCTGGCCCGCTACTCGCTGCAGTACTCCACGCTCGGCGCCTGGCTCGACGCGACCTTCGACCGCG from Streptomyces sp. DSM 40750 includes these protein-coding regions:
- a CDS encoding ABC-F family ATP-binding cassette domain-containing protein encodes the protein MTATLVVKNLAAGHGDRSLFSGLDLVVAPGDVIGLVGANGAGKSTLLRLLAGLLPPEQGELRLSPPTATVGHLPQEPERREGETVREFLARRTGVAEAQRVMDEATQALVDGAPGADDAYSTSLERWLDLGGADLDERAEEVADSLGLGVDLGQPMTGLSGGQAARAGLASLLLSRYDVFLLDEPTNDLDLDGLERLERFVSGLRAGTVVVSHDREFLTRTVTKVLELDLAQNQINLYGGGYEAYLEERETARRHARDDYEEFADKKSALQDRAQMQRSWMDKGVKNARRKASNDNDKIGRKFRSEASEKQAAKARQTQRMIERLDVVEEPRKEWELRMEIAAAPRSGAVVATLRDAEVRRGDFAFGPVSLQIDWADRIAITGANGAGKSTLLGALLGRIPLDTGHATLGSGVLVGEVDQARKLFHGPESLLDAFATAVPDTEPAEVRTLLAKFGLKTTHVLRPAVTLSPGERTRAALALLQGRGVNLLVLDEPTNHLDLPAIEQLESALDSYEGTLLLVTHDRRMLDAVRVTRRFAVEAGKVTES
- a CDS encoding Tex family protein, which produces MTTPLVGSIEGRIAEELGVRERQVKAAVELLDGGSTVPFIARYRKEATEMLDDAQLRTLEERLRYLRELEERRAAILDSVREQGKLTPEVEAQIRGAETKARLEDIYLPFKPKRRTKAQIAREAGLEPLAEGLLGDPTVDPLAAAAAFVDADKGVADPQAALDGARAILTERFSEDADLIGELRERMWVRGRLAAKVKDGKEEAGAKFADYFDFAEPFTELPSHRILAMLRGEKEDVLDLVLEPEQPSEQPGPSSYEGIVAHRFQIADRGRPADKWLTDTVRWAWRTRILVHLGIDLRLRLRTAAEDEAVNVFAANLRDLLLAAPAGTRATLGLDPGFRTGVKVAVVDATGKVVATDVIYPHVPANKWDEAIAKLARLAKEHAVELIAIGNGTASRETDKLAGELITKHPELKLTKVMVSEAGASVYSASAFASQELPGMDVSLRGAVSIARRLQDPLAELVKIDPKSIGVGQYQHDLSEVKLSRSLDAVVEDCVNGVGVDVNTASAPLLARVSGISSGLAENIVAHRDSNGPFTSRSELKGVARLGPKAYEQCAGFLRIRGGDDPLDASSVHPEAYPVVRRMVKTSGQEVAALIGNTGVLRSLRADAFVDETFGLPTVTDILKELEKPGRDPRPAFKTATFKEGVEKISDLVSGMVLEGVVTNVAAFGAFIDIGVHQDGLAHVSALSKTFVKDPRDVVKPGDIVKVKVLDIDIPRKRISLTLRLDDEAAPKGQGQGQGQPGGASRPQRGARGSQPPRQQGRGGGGGSRQGGAAAAPANSAMADALRRAGLVDPKRR
- a CDS encoding LPFR motif small protein; its protein translation is MFRAIADVLRQVGGAIATVVTLPFRALARLFGGASSSTRRTGRARRA
- a CDS encoding SCO6745 family protein, coding for MTSSLPQRAGRRCYSVLNPYHSAHYFSPDLGRELAAVGVEDARAAYFAVRAAPMGLVGPGAVTATFFNFRYELVAEHVPAVWETASPSVVLAARERAVDATLRRLLGEEPIASKEVAEAAELALRATEACARTARPLYAAHADLPVPERPHLALWHATTLLREHRGDGHLAVLLDAGLDPVEALVSHTATGKGMSPKWAVGTRGWTRDEWDAASARLRERGLLDAEGELTEAGVALREEIEAATDRLDLAPYEHLGAAGAGRLTELMTGLVRALLAAGAFPAGMTGKS
- a CDS encoding DJ-1/PfpI family protein, whose amino-acid sequence is MQIAVVLFDRFTALDAVGPYETLGRAPDAELVFVAERPGPFRTDQGSLAITADKTLAEVPSPDIVIIPGGPGQSAQMENEALLDWLRTADATSTWTTSVCTGSLLLAAAGLLNGRRATSHWLALDELKRLGVEPTGERVVFDGKYVTAAGVSSGIDMGLTLLGRIAGDDHAQAIQLATEYDPQPPYDAGSPDKAPAHLVEWFRENSRFVLR
- a CDS encoding enoyl-CoA hydratase/isomerase family protein is translated as MEPQLLDTVAEGVATVVVHHPAKRNAMTAGMWRALPPLLDRLAADPAVRALVLTGEGGTFCAGADISTLRESPGEAQQWAVLAEEALAAFPKPTLAAIRGHCVGGGSQLAAACDLRFAEEGSLFGITPAKLGLVYPSSSTRRLVSLVGPATTKYLLFSGELIDAERALRTGLVDEVLREGELAQRVAKFTRVLVSRSQLTQAAAKEFANGRTDRDSHWAEQARRSGDTAEGVAAFLERRQPRFAWRV
- a CDS encoding ATP-binding protein; amino-acid sequence: MDDQGRGSDPRPGDGGHLPADPRPPEPLPYEGVWRFTAAAVDASVPQARRAVRDLLARQGVPISDDLVQGLLLIVSELVTNAVKHAALLSPTLAVEVAVGAEWVRVSVEDNHPYRPTALETDHGRLGGRGLLLVREITLEAGGVCDVEHTASGGKVIWAALPLKPHT
- the idi gene encoding isopentenyl-diphosphate Delta-isomerase produces the protein MPITPATAMHSSPWGHLPGPQGTGGGTTEAILLELVDEDGTTIGTAEKLAAHQPPGQLHRAFSVFLFDARGRLLLQQRALGKYHSPGVWSNTCCGHPYPGESPFAAAARRTHEELGVSPALLGEAGTVRYNHPDPDSGLVEQEFNHLFVGLLQAPPRPDPEEVGATAFVTPAELTERHAKDTFSSWFMTVLDAARPAVRELTGPAAGW
- a CDS encoding GNAT family N-acetyltransferase; protein product: MTTDWTTRRETSADRAEVYGVNAAAFETDAEARLVDALREDPDAWLPGLSYVAEAPDGTIAAYALITRCHVDDVPALALAPVAVLPDHQRQGAGVAVVRAALEAARVRGERLVLVLGHPEYYPRFGFVRASEYGIRPGFDVPDAAMMALVLDGSPSVAPGTIRYPAAFGV